In Chitinophaga varians, the following are encoded in one genomic region:
- a CDS encoding FecR family protein has protein sequence MEPNKHIPEDMLHRLYQGAGSKQDKEMISRWMLSLDISDNSMSEETLQAAKAAMLDRILDKPQEQRKGIKKMHLWKAAAAVVILVLTSWWALFNFNRHRQRAVMVYTTIAATNKDMKHIQLPDGSEVWLNARSRLEYVEDRFHKDARYVRLTGEGYFEIAKDEARPFIVTTDNIETRVLGTRFNIETYPGEAEIRIALVSGQVGVRDHNNNGYTLLKPNEMLRYSRSNKNWAVMPFSANRVHHWTNGHMIFEELPLADVLDRFAYRYGLTLQYDPALAAHKNVTGDFSPDKWQAILDNILFIHQLTYTAKNGVIYINKR, from the coding sequence ATGGAGCCCAATAAACATATACCAGAAGACATGCTGCACCGCCTTTACCAGGGCGCCGGCAGTAAGCAGGACAAAGAGATGATCAGCCGGTGGATGCTGTCCCTGGACATATCGGACAACAGCATGTCTGAGGAAACATTGCAGGCTGCCAAAGCTGCGATGCTTGACCGCATTCTCGATAAGCCGCAGGAACAAAGGAAAGGCATAAAGAAAATGCATCTCTGGAAAGCTGCGGCCGCCGTTGTGATACTGGTGCTGACTTCCTGGTGGGCGCTGTTTAATTTTAACCGTCACCGGCAAAGGGCCGTCATGGTGTATACTACCATCGCTGCCACCAATAAGGACATGAAACACATTCAGCTGCCCGATGGCTCCGAAGTATGGCTGAATGCCCGTTCCAGACTGGAATACGTGGAAGACCGCTTTCATAAAGACGCCCGCTACGTACGGCTTACCGGTGAAGGTTATTTCGAGATCGCCAAAGATGAGGCACGGCCGTTTATCGTCACCACCGATAACATTGAAACAAGGGTATTGGGAACACGCTTTAATATAGAAACCTATCCCGGCGAGGCAGAGATCAGGATTGCCCTCGTAAGCGGACAGGTGGGCGTAAGGGATCATAACAATAACGGATATACGTTGTTGAAGCCCAATGAAATGCTACGCTATTCACGAAGCAATAAAAACTGGGCTGTCATGCCTTTTTCGGCCAACAGGGTACATCACTGGACCAACGGGCATATGATATTTGAAGAACTGCCACTGGCCGATGTGCTGGACCGTTTCGCGTACCGCTACGGGCTGACGCTGCAATATGACCCTGCACTGGCGGCACATAAAAACGTGACCGGCGACTTCAGCCCGGATAAATGGCAGGCCATCCTGGACAACATTCTTTTTATACATCAACTTACATACACCGCTAAAAACGGCGTCATATACATTAACAAGCGCTAG